A genomic segment from bacterium encodes:
- a CDS encoding integration host factor subunit beta, with protein MTKAEIVELIAEKTGFTIKETKIVVDQFLEEVKKLLAEDNHLEIRGFGTFRVKNYRSRKARNPKTNDEVEVPARRKALFKVSKDLNKLLN; from the coding sequence ATGACCAAAGCTGAAATTGTCGAACTGATCGCGGAAAAGACCGGATTCACGATCAAGGAAACCAAGATCGTGGTGGACCAGTTTCTGGAAGAGGTGAAGAAGCTGCTGGCCGAAGACAACCATCTGGAGATCAGGGGTTTCGGCACGTTCCGGGTGAAGAACTACCGCTCGCGCAAGGCGCGTAACCCGAAGACGAACGACGAGGTGGAGGTTCCGGCCCGGCGCAAGGCGCTGTTCAAGGTGTCGAAAGACCTGAACAAGCTGCTCAATTAG
- a CDS encoding Nramp family divalent metal transporter: MDTQKKGLGKKIALLMGTIGPGLFLIGYNIGTGSITTMASAGSRYGMSLFWTLLLSCLFTYVMMIAYGHYTAVTGETAMNAYKKHLRFGKTLAIYTMISLIIGELTALAGIMGILTDLIGEWCLFTLGIQVSTLWTAIVIIIGCFLLLWDGKYSHFEIFLTVLVIMMGLGFLGSMILVVPKPAELLAGLKPQIPNDPNAFLIVAGMAGTTCSAMVFIMRSIVVSEKGWKRDEIKKEKVDAFFSSFMMMLLSASVMACAAGTLFKMGKPVEQTIDMVQTLEPLAGRFAISIFVLGVIGAAVSTLFPIVLVAPWLIDDYRGKPRVIRSPMYRVLGGLGLMLGLVVPVFGGRPVWVMVASQAFQAMILPVITLPIIYLLNRRDLMGQDKAGFWMNLGLWATFIFAMITAYTGLVGLVDMLG, translated from the coding sequence ATGGACACGCAGAAAAAAGGACTCGGTAAAAAAATCGCCCTTTTGATGGGTACGATAGGTCCGGGATTGTTCCTGATCGGATACAATATCGGCACCGGCAGCATCACCACCATGGCCTCGGCGGGCAGCCGCTACGGTATGTCGCTGTTCTGGACACTGTTGCTGTCCTGCCTGTTCACCTACGTAATGATGATCGCCTACGGCCATTACACTGCGGTGACCGGCGAGACCGCAATGAACGCTTACAAGAAACACCTCCGTTTCGGCAAGACGTTGGCGATCTATACCATGATCAGCCTGATTATCGGTGAGCTGACCGCTCTGGCCGGGATCATGGGTATCCTCACCGACCTGATCGGTGAATGGTGTCTCTTCACCCTCGGGATACAGGTAAGCACCCTGTGGACCGCAATAGTGATCATCATAGGCTGCTTCCTTCTGCTCTGGGATGGCAAGTATTCACATTTCGAGATATTCCTGACTGTCCTGGTGATAATGATGGGACTGGGCTTTCTGGGCAGCATGATTCTGGTGGTGCCCAAACCCGCGGAACTGCTGGCCGGCCTGAAACCTCAGATTCCGAACGATCCCAACGCTTTCCTGATCGTGGCCGGCATGGCGGGAACCACCTGCTCGGCCATGGTGTTCATCATGCGCTCCATCGTGGTGTCCGAGAAAGGCTGGAAACGCGATGAAATCAAAAAAGAGAAGGTGGACGCATTCTTTTCGAGTTTCATGATGATGCTGCTGTCCGCCTCGGTGATGGCCTGTGCGGCCGGGACATTGTTCAAGATGGGCAAGCCGGTGGAGCAGACCATCGACATGGTGCAGACCCTTGAACCGCTGGCCGGACGGTTTGCGATCAGCATTTTCGTCCTGGGCGTGATCGGCGCCGCGGTCAGCACCCTGTTCCCGATCGTGCTCGTGGCGCCCTGGCTGATCGACGACTATCGCGGCAAGCCGCGGGTCATCCGCAGCCCGATGTACCGGGTGCTGGGCGGCCTGGGGCTTATGCTGGGGCTGGTTGTGCCGGTGTTCGGCGGGCGGCCGGTCTGGGTAATGGTGGCCTCGCAGGCTTTCCAGGCCATGATCCTGCCGGTCATAACCCTGCCCATCATTTACCTTCTTAACCGCAGGGACCTGATGGGGCAGGACAAGGCCGGGTTCTGGATGAACCTGGGCCTCTGGGCGACATTCATTTTCGCCATGATTACGGCTTACACCGGACTGGTCGGTCTGGTGGATATGCTCGGCTGA